From Marmota flaviventris isolate mMarFla1 chromosome X, mMarFla1.hap1, whole genome shotgun sequence, the proteins below share one genomic window:
- the LOC114104183 gene encoding melanoma-associated antigen D2 encodes MSDTSKSGAGPARFQAEASEKNSSSTMQTLLTVTQNLEVSETPKGSEAAKVSKASGVSKATEVSKATEISKASKAQESATTKASPTTTKLTDAQVLAAEKKSPAADTKTQNADLQAVTVPATETKKASCVADTKVNTKALETETTTSQAPADEPEPEGAAAQAQENQDTRPKVKAKKARKVKHLDGEEDGNSDQSQASGTTGGRRVSKALMASMARRASRGPIAFWARRASRTRLAAWARRALLSLRSPKARRGKARRRAAKLQSSQEPEAPPPRDVALLQGRANDLVKYLLSKDQTKIPIKRSDMLKDIIKEYTDVYPEIIERAGYSLEKVFGIQLKEIDKNDHLYILLSTLEPTDAGILGTTKDSPKLGLLMVLLSIIFMNGNRSSEAVIWEVLRKLGLRPGIHHSLFGDVKKLITDEFVKQKYLDYARVPNSNPPEYEFFWGLRSYYETSKMKVLKFACKVQKKDPKEWAAQYREAMEADLKAAAEAAAEAKARAEIRARMGIGLGSENAAGPCNWDEADIGPWAKARIQAGAEAKAKAQESGGASAAASTSTSTGTGAGASASASGGFSASASLTATLTFGLFAGLGGAGASTSSSSGACGFSYK; translated from the exons ATGTCTGACACAAGCAAGAGTGGTGCGGGTCCAGCTCGCTTCCAG GCAGAAGCCTCAGAAAAGAACAGTAGCTCGACAATGCAGACCCTGTTAACAGTGACCCAGAACTTGGAGGTCTCAGAGACACCAAAGGGCTCAGAGGCTGCAAAGGTCTCAAAAGCCTCAGGGGTCTCAAAGGCTACAGAGGTCTCAAAGGCTACAGAGATCTCAAAGGCCTCAAAGGCTCAGGAGTCAGCTACCACCAAGGCCTCACCTACTACCACCAAGCTGACTGATGCTCAGGTTCTGGCAGCTGAAAAGAAGAGTCCAGCAGCTGACACCAAGACACAGAATGCTGACCTGCAGGCTGTGACAGTGCCTGCCACTGAGACCAAAAAGGCCAGCTGTGTAGCTGATACAAAGGTCAATACAaaggctctggagactgagactaCTACCTCTCAGGCTCCAGCAGATGAACCTGAGCCTGAGGGTGCAGCTGCCCAGGCTCAGGAAAATCAGGATACTCGACCCAAGGTCAAGGCCAAGAAAGCCCGAAAG GTGAAACATCTGGATGGGGAAGAGGATGGCAACAGTGATCAAAGTCAGGCTTCTGGAACCACAGGTGGTCGAAGGGTCTCAAAGGCCCTAATGGCCTCAATGGCCCGCAGGGCCTCAAGGGGTCCCATAGCCTTTTGGGCCCGTAGGGCATCAAGAACTCGGTTGGCTGCTTGGGCCCGGAGAGCATTGCTCTCACTGAGGTCACCTAAAGCCCGCAGGGGCAAGGCCCGGCGTAGAGCTGCCAAACTCCAGTCATCCCAGGAGCCTGAAGCACCACCACCTCGTGATGTTGCCCTTTTGCAAGGGAGG GCAAATGATTTGGTGAAGTACCTGTTATCTAAAGACCAGACAAAGATTCCCATCAAACGCTCAG ACATGCTGAAGGACATCATCAAAGAATATACTGATGTGTACCCTGAAATCATTGAACGAGCAGGCTATTCATTGGAGAAG GTATTTGGGATTCAGTTGAAGGAAATTGATAAGAATGACCACTTGTACATTCTTCTCAGCACCTTAGAACCCACAGATGCAGGAATACTGGGAAC GACCAAGGACTCACCCAAGCTGGGTCTCCTCATGGTGCTTCTTAGCATCATCTTCATGAATGGAAATAGGTCCAGTGAGG CTGTCATCTGGGAGGTGCTACGCAAGTTGGGGCTGCGCCCTGG GATACATCACTCACTCTTTGGGGATGTGAAGAAGCTCATTACTGATGAGTTTGTGAAGCAGAA GTACCTGGACTATGCCAGAGTCCCCAATAGCAATCCCCCTGAGTATGAGTTCTTTTGGGGCCTGCGCTCCTACTATGAGACCAGCAAGATGAAAGTCCTGAAATTTGCCTGCAAG GTACAAAAGAAGGATCCCAAGGAATGGGCAGCTCAGTACCGTGAGGCAATGGAAGCAGATTTGAAGGCTGCAGCTGAGGCTGCAGCTGAAGCCAAGGCGAGGGCTGAGATTAGAGCCCGAATGGGCATTGGGCTTGGCTCTGAGAATGCTGCTGGGCCCTGCAACTGGGATGAAGCTGATATTGGACCCTGGGCCAAAGCCCGGATCCAGGCAGGAGCTGAAGCTAAAGCCAAAGCCCAAGAGAGTGGTGGTGCTAGTGCTGCTGCCAGTACCAGTACCAGTACCGGTACCGGTGCTGGTGCCAGTGCCAGTGCCAGTGGTGGCTTCAGTGCCAGTGCGAGCCTGACCGCCACTCTCACATTTGGGCTCTTTGCTGGCCTTGGTGGAGCTGGTGCCAGTACCAGTAGCAGTTCTGGTGCCTGTGGTTTCTCCTACAAGTGA